One genomic region from Sulfurimonas sp. encodes:
- the pssA gene encoding CDP-diacylglycerol--serine O-phosphatidyltransferase gives MKSKQANLIYILPNLFTAASIFSGVFSIISAVNGEFDKAAWLIMLSLILDGIDGRVARLTNTCSKFGVEFDSLADMVAFGVAPSLLMYLFIGHEFGRFGVVASALFVIFGAIRLARFNVMTVSSEPSVFIGVPIPIAAVFVSLLVLLFDKYGLHDNYGIVIMFLSMLVSVLMVSNIRYPSFKTVDLSPKHAMKSFVFILSALLFVFMYPIEGFALLAVIYILYGVVRTIVLMPKTFIKK, from the coding sequence ATGAAGAGCAAACAAGCTAATTTAATATATATACTGCCAAATCTTTTTACGGCAGCTTCAATTTTTTCTGGTGTATTTAGTATCATTAGTGCAGTAAATGGTGAGTTTGACAAAGCTGCTTGGCTAATCATGTTATCTTTAATTCTTGATGGCATAGATGGAAGAGTTGCAAGACTTACAAATACTTGCTCAAAGTTTGGTGTTGAGTTTGATTCGTTAGCTGATATGGTAGCTTTTGGTGTAGCTCCTTCACTTTTAATGTACTTATTTATAGGTCATGAGTTTGGGCGCTTTGGTGTGGTGGCATCTGCCCTCTTTGTAATCTTTGGGGCTATTAGATTAGCTAGATTTAATGTTATGACAGTAAGTAGTGAACCTAGTGTTTTTATAGGTGTACCTATTCCTATAGCAGCTGTTTTTGTTTCTCTTCTTGTGTTACTTTTTGATAAATATGGACTTCATGATAATTACGGAATAGTTATAATGTTTTTATCTATGTTAGTATCAGTATTAATGGTTAGTAATATTCGCTACCCTAGCTTTAAGACAGTAGATTTATCTCCAAAACATGCAATGAAATCTTTTGTTTTTATCTTGTCTGCTTTGCTTTTTGTTTTTATGTACCCTATTGAGGGTTTTGCGTTATTGGCAGTTATATATATACTTTATGGAGTTGTTAGAACCATTGTACTTATGCCAAAAACATTTATAAAAAAGTAA